GGCTCACTTAGCACTTATAACCTCTTCGCATCTTGGGCAAAGTGCGTCTTCTTTGCTAGCGTTAAATTTCCAGCATCTTGGGCATTTATGAAGCTCGCTTGCCATGATCTTAAATTTATCACCCTCGAGCTCAAACTCAACTAGTGGCTCACTATCATCGTAAGGTCTAACTGAGCTTACCATGTAAAGATCAGCCACTTCGCGCTCGTCGTAGCTTGTGATGTTGTGGTTGGTGGTCTCTAGGCTTAGCTCTAGAGTTGATTTTATCTTTTTCTCTTTTTTAAGAACGTCCACGATCTCGTTAAATTTCTCCCTGCTGGCAAAAAGCAGCTCATCTTCAAAGCTAAGATCAAAAATAATTGGCTCATAGACTAAGTCAAATGCGTCTTTCGCATCGCCTTTGATGATCTTTGGAGCGTAGTCCATCACCTCATCAACTGTGTAAGTAAGCGTTGGAGCGATGAGTGGAAGCAGCGTCTTTGTGATGATCGCCATTGCGCTTTGAGCCGACCTTCTTCTTGGAGCGTCTTTTGCGTCGCAGTAGAGCCTATCTTTACAAACATCAAGATATACGCCACTAAGATCAGCTGATAGGAAATTTAAAAGGATATTAAAACCCTTTGAAAAGTCGTAATTTCTAAAGCAAGCACTCGCCTCGTCAAAGACCTTTTTAGCACGCGCTAATATCCATTTATCAAGGATGTTAAACTCTGTATTTAAGCTCTCAAGGTCATTTACGTTTGCTAGCAAAAAGCGGATCGTGTTGCGAATTTTGCGGTACTGCTCGCTGATTTGTTTTAATATATCTTCGCTTATCTTTAGGTCGCTTGAATAATCACTCATGCCAACCCAAAGGCGCAAAATTTCCACGCCGTGAGTCTTAGCCACGTCTTGTGGAGCGATGACGTTACCCTTGCTCTTACTCATCTTCTCGCCCTTGGCATCGACAGTAAAGCCGTGAGTTAGGATGCTCTCATAAGGTGCGTGAGAATTTATAGCTGTGCTTACTAGAAGTGAGCTTTGAAACCAGCCACGGTGCTGATCTGAGCCCTCTAAATACATGCTTGCAGGGTATTTGCCAGCATCGTAGTTATCGCTTTGTAAGACCGCATGCCATGTCGAGCCGCTATCAAACCAAACGTCAAGGATATCCATCACTTTTTCTAAATTTTCAGCCTTGTATTTTGAGCCTTTTGGTAAAAGCTCGTCTATGCTTAGCGCCCACCACGCATCAGCGCCTTTTTCTTTAAAGATAGACACGATGTGGTCTAAAATTTCACTATCAAATACAACTTCTTTTGTCGCTTTATCTCTGAAAAACGCGATCGGCACACCCCAGTCACGCTGACGAGAGATGCACCAGTCTGGGCGATTTTCTATCATAGAGCCTATTCTTTTTATGCCAACGCTTGGGTAAAATTTAACCTTTTCAAGCTCCTCGCGTGCTGTTTGTCTAAGCGTTTTTCCACCTAGTTTAGCCTCGTCCATAGCTATAAACCACTGCTTT
This region of Campylobacter concisus genomic DNA includes:
- the ileS gene encoding isoleucine--tRNA ligase, whose protein sequence is MDYKETLLLPETNFPMRGNLPQNEPQRLKSWYEERKVYEKMKKNRQKAVKNFNIHDGPPYANGHLHIGHALNKILKDIITKTHYFYGENVRYVPGWDCHGLPIEQQVEVKLGDKKKELSKVEIRELCRQHAREFIDIQRDEFKTLGIIGDFENPYMTMKFEFEADIYKALCEIAKKGLLIERSKPVYWSWAARSALAEAEVEYEEKEDYSIYVAFELDGDALEKLGVKEASAVIWTTTPWTLPANQAISLKPDEIYVLTAENLIFAKPLLESVVQSGLSKGEIKKEFKSSLLENTHAINPLNGRKSRFLLGDHVMMDGGTGLVHTAPGHGEDDYYVCLKYGFSEILMPVDDGGCYDESLKHHGLFRSDVVDEFVGMHIFKANEKILELLGKNLLSVSKFRHSYPFCWRTHKPVIYRATKQWFIAMDEAKLGGKTLRQTAREELEKVKFYPSVGIKRIGSMIENRPDWCISRQRDWGVPIAFFRDKATKEVVFDSEILDHIVSIFKEKGADAWWALSIDELLPKGSKYKAENLEKVMDILDVWFDSGSTWHAVLQSDNYDAGKYPASMYLEGSDQHRGWFQSSLLVSTAINSHAPYESILTHGFTVDAKGEKMSKSKGNVIAPQDVAKTHGVEILRLWVGMSDYSSDLKISEDILKQISEQYRKIRNTIRFLLANVNDLESLNTEFNILDKWILARAKKVFDEASACFRNYDFSKGFNILLNFLSADLSGVYLDVCKDRLYCDAKDAPRRRSAQSAMAIITKTLLPLIAPTLTYTVDEVMDYAPKIIKGDAKDAFDLVYEPIIFDLSFEDELLFASREKFNEIVDVLKKEKKIKSTLELSLETTNHNITSYDEREVADLYMVSSVRPYDDSEPLVEFELEGDKFKIMASELHKCPRCWKFNASKEDALCPRCEEVISAK